From a region of the Zingiber officinale cultivar Zhangliang chromosome 10B, Zo_v1.1, whole genome shotgun sequence genome:
- the LOC122028888 gene encoding uncharacterized protein LOC122028888 → MAETPLISLNALAVSKNEADDRELVDAVAADGTVLPLGEKEAKDREPDDAAAADGTVLPVGEKEENDKGFADVVAADGEEANPDRDTASASEDLAPIVKLLPEDFIRELMLTVTMFTRVGCLEENIRIMKEDASAIKLIVLERNKKLSCFLEHLEDKLKSVNSKFDQFEDRLKIVTENLEDKLEIMTSKLENSLKLAKPSGSQFCFCLDRMLG, encoded by the exons ATGGCCGAAACCCCCCTCATCTCTCTCAACGCCCTCGCCGTTAGCAAGAACGAAGCCGACGACAGAGAGCTCGTGGATGCTGTCGCTGCCGATGGCACCGTCCTCCCCCTTGGCGAGAAAGAAGCCAAAGACAGAGAGCCCGATGATGCTGCCGCTGCCGACGGCACCGTCCTCCCCGTTGGCGAGAAAGAAGAGAACGACAAAGGGTTCGCAGATGTTGTCGCTGCCGACGGAGAGGAAGCGAACCCCGATAGGGACACCGCCTCCGCGTCTGAAGACCTAGCTCCCATCGTTAAACTCCTACCAGAGGATTTTATCCGTGAGTTAATGCTAACCGTGACCATGTTCACTAGAGTTGGCTGCCTCGAGGAAAACATCCGCATCATGAAGGAGGACGCATCCGCCATCAAGTTGATTGTGTTGGAGCGCAATAAAAAGCTCAGCTGCTTCCTCGAGCACCTTGAAGATAAATTAAAGAGCGTGAACAGTAAATTCGACCAATTCGAAGACAGATTAAAGATCGTGACCGAGAACCTCGAAGATAAATTAGAGATCATGACCAGTAAACTCGAGAATAGTCTCAAACTAG CCAAACCATCTGGCAGCCAATTTTGTTTCTGTTTGGACCGTATGCTTGGTTGA